One Kangiella geojedonensis DNA segment encodes these proteins:
- a CDS encoding Lrp/AsnC family transcriptional regulator, whose product MVESSKMKLDALDKKILNVLQTEGRLTNAELAKRVNLSPPATHARVKRLEHEGIIRQYAALLDRHKLGFDNLCFVEFNLQLHSVEQIQSILATVNSWPEVLECHNVTGEYDYLLKVAVRNTQALESFISQKMIPLDGIARIHTSLVVKEVKTTTAIKLEE is encoded by the coding sequence ATGGTAGAATCATCGAAAATGAAGTTAGATGCTTTGGATAAAAAGATACTGAATGTTTTGCAAACGGAAGGTCGCTTGACCAATGCCGAGCTGGCAAAGCGGGTCAATTTATCGCCCCCAGCGACTCATGCGAGGGTCAAGCGGCTAGAGCATGAAGGTATTATTCGCCAATACGCTGCGCTGCTTGATCGACACAAACTTGGGTTTGATAACTTATGTTTTGTCGAGTTTAACCTCCAGTTACACAGTGTTGAACAAATCCAAAGTATTCTAGCGACAGTAAATTCATGGCCTGAAGTATTGGAGTGTCATAACGTCACTGGCGAGTATGATTATCTATTGAAAGTGGCGGTACGAAATACTCAGGCGTTAGAAAGTTTTATTTCTCAGAAAATGATACCGCTGGATGGTATTGCCCGGATTCATACCAGTTTGGTCGTGAAAGAGGTTAAAACCACCACAGCCATAAAGCTTGAGGAATGA
- a CDS encoding alpha/beta hydrolase — MDSFDEYYQADTLKSDQIAIEIRQKVLKKEAVILIHGMGRSRRSMKRLENYLRQKGYVTYNRSYPSTVANIERSAVHYINSALANISRDDVSKIHFVTHSLGGLLVRYYLSNHKIKQLGRIVMLAPPNNGSEVAERYRNHFWYRWMTGAPGQQLHKSGNALLEKLKPVETEVGVIAGTSSSDPWFNHVFEGEHDGKVSVNDAKLSEMKDLITVSHGHTFIMNKRKVKRHIVNFLNTGNFYQPQKRKPMYTVRD, encoded by the coding sequence ATGGACTCCTTTGACGAATATTATCAAGCTGATACACTGAAGTCAGACCAGATAGCCATTGAGATAAGACAGAAAGTATTGAAAAAAGAAGCAGTTATACTGATCCACGGCATGGGTCGCAGTAGACGCTCGATGAAGCGCTTAGAAAATTACCTCAGGCAAAAAGGCTACGTAACATACAACCGTAGTTACCCTTCTACCGTCGCTAATATCGAGCGCTCAGCGGTTCATTACATCAATTCAGCGCTGGCCAATATCTCTCGAGATGACGTCTCAAAAATTCACTTTGTCACCCACAGCCTTGGTGGCTTATTAGTAAGGTATTATCTTTCTAACCATAAAATTAAGCAGCTTGGTCGTATCGTCATGTTAGCGCCACCGAATAATGGCTCCGAAGTGGCTGAACGCTATCGTAACCACTTCTGGTACCGCTGGATGACCGGCGCTCCAGGCCAGCAACTCCATAAGAGTGGCAATGCGCTTTTGGAAAAACTGAAGCCAGTAGAAACAGAGGTCGGCGTTATCGCCGGAACCAGCTCATCGGATCCATGGTTTAATCATGTATTTGAGGGTGAACATGATGGCAAGGTCTCAGTCAATGATGCCAAGCTGTCAGAAATGAAGGATTTAATTACTGTGTCGCACGGCCATACCTTTATCATGAACAAGCGCAAAGTTAAGCGACATATTGTTAATTTTTTGAATACTGGAAACTTTTATCAGCCCCAAAAGAGAAAGCCGATGTATACAGTCAGAGATTAG